The following nucleotide sequence is from Borrelia coriaceae.
AACTTGTAAGAGAAAATGTGACACTTGATTTTACTAAAGATGCGCTTTTAGCTAAACTGCATGACTTTGCTTATCTTGATGAACAAACTGCTAGAGATAAGTATAAGCTAACTCAAGATTCTAGAAATTGGAAGTTACCAATTGTTCAACAATTTTTAAAATCTGTAAATATCAATGCAAAGTATGTTAAAAGCATAGTTTATAAGCCGTTTGATGTTAGATATACTTACTATACTGATAGAAAAAAAGGTATTGTAGAAAGGTCGGGTTATTCAATTAATAAACATATGTTAAGCATTGATGATAATGTAGCATTGTTATCAACAAGATGTCTAGCAACAGAAGTATTTAAACATAATTTTGTTATTTCAGGTGGTTTTACTGCAACGGGACGATGTTTGAAGGAGAATCAAGTAAGTGGAGAGACTTGTTATATATTCCCATTATTTATTATAGAGGAACAAAAGTCTTTATTAGAAAGTTCAATGAAATCAAATTTTAAAGAAAGTTTTATAAGTTTTATTAATGAAAAGTACCATAAACAATTTCAACCACAAGAGATATTGGGATATATTTGTGCAATATTAAGTTCAAATATCTATAGAACAAAATTCAATGAGTTTTTAAGAATTGACTTTGCAAAAATCATTTTTGTAGATTCAGTGAAACTATTTGAAAAACTTAGTAAATTAGGAATGAATCTAATTAATGCACAATTATTTAGAAATTTAAT
It contains:
- a CDS encoding type ISP restriction/modification enzyme: MTYNSGLKLVRENVTLDFTKDALLAKLHDFAYLDEQTARDKYKLTQDSRNWKLPIVQQFLKSVNINAKYVKSIVYKPFDVRYTYYTDRKKGIVERSGYSINKHMLSIDDNVALLSTRCLATEVFKHNFVISGGFTATGRCLKENQVSGETCYIFPLFIIEEQKSLLESSMKSNFKESFISFINEKYHKQFQPQEILGYICAILSSNIYRTKFNEFLRIDFAKIIFVDSVKLFEKLSKLGMNLINAQLFRNLIDLDKSVGVHISKVNEKRIVEKVEYLKDKKELIYSDNCKFINVPFKVYEFSIGTYRVLKNYLRFRKGRELSNDEIAHLENVIRVINYTFDIQEQIDLIICNLQEFSSNDDLSSLSLVS